One region of Hoeflea sp. 108 genomic DNA includes:
- a CDS encoding DNA polymerase III subunit chi: protein MAEVLFYHLTESTLEDALPSLLERSLQRGWKAVVQVGSEERRDALDVHLWTFREESFLAHGSDREPHAPDQPVILTVGEGNPNAAEIRFMVDGASPPDLSPYQRAVFLFDGHDALQLEDARQHWKTMKVAGHAVTYWQQTADKRWERKA from the coding sequence ATGGCCGAAGTCCTTTTCTATCATTTGACCGAATCGACGCTCGAGGATGCCCTGCCGAGCCTGCTCGAGCGCAGCCTGCAGCGCGGCTGGAAAGCAGTGGTGCAGGTGGGCTCGGAAGAGCGGCGCGATGCGCTCGACGTGCATCTGTGGACCTTCCGCGAGGAGTCGTTTCTAGCCCATGGCAGCGACCGTGAGCCTCATGCGCCCGATCAGCCCGTCATCCTGACTGTTGGCGAGGGCAACCCGAACGCCGCCGAAATCCGCTTCATGGTCGATGGTGCTTCGCCGCCCGACCTCAGCCCCTATCAACGTGCCGTGTTCCTGTTCGACGGACACGACGCGCTACAGCTCGAAGACGCACGCCAGCACTGGAAGACGATGAAGGTCGCCGGCCACGCTGTGACCTATTGGCAGCAAACCGCCGACAAGCGATGGGAACGCAAGGCCTAA
- a CDS encoding 23S rRNA (adenine(2030)-N(6))-methyltransferase RlmJ encodes MNYRHAYHAGNFADVVKHAVLARLVEYLKRKDKAFRVIDTHAGIGLYDLGSEEAQKTGEWHDGIGRLVETKLPADAVELLEPYLDAVRAQNPEGGISSYPGSPVIARHLLRKQDRLSAIELHPEDAQTLAAQFEGDFQTKVIELDGWLALGAHLPPKEKRGLVLVDPPFEKEGEFNRLVDGLARAHKRWPGGVFALWYPVKDRKAVAAFREALAGAGIPKIMDIEFYIRPPSPEPRLDGTGMVVVNPPFQLEAELRTMLPALAKVLAEQKGARWSVEWLAGEAS; translated from the coding sequence ATGAATTATCGCCACGCCTATCATGCCGGGAACTTTGCTGACGTGGTCAAGCACGCGGTGCTGGCCCGGCTGGTCGAATACCTGAAGCGCAAGGACAAGGCGTTTCGCGTCATCGACACCCATGCCGGCATCGGCCTCTATGACCTTGGCTCCGAAGAAGCGCAGAAGACGGGTGAGTGGCACGACGGAATCGGCCGACTGGTCGAGACAAAGCTGCCCGCAGACGCCGTTGAACTGCTGGAACCTTATCTCGATGCTGTTAGGGCGCAGAACCCCGAGGGCGGCATTTCAAGCTATCCTGGTTCGCCTGTGATCGCCCGTCATCTGCTTCGCAAGCAGGACCGCCTCTCGGCAATCGAGCTGCATCCTGAGGATGCGCAAACGCTGGCTGCCCAGTTCGAGGGCGATTTCCAGACGAAGGTGATCGAACTCGACGGCTGGCTCGCACTCGGCGCGCATCTACCGCCGAAGGAAAAGCGTGGGCTGGTGCTGGTCGATCCGCCGTTCGAGAAGGAAGGCGAGTTCAACCGCCTTGTCGATGGTCTGGCCAGGGCCCACAAGCGTTGGCCTGGCGGCGTCTTCGCGCTGTGGTATCCGGTCAAGGATCGCAAGGCGGTTGCCGCCTTTCGCGAGGCACTGGCAGGTGCCGGCATTCCCAAGATCATGGACATCGAGTTTTACATCCGCCCACCTTCTCCGGAGCCGAGGCTTGATGGCACTGGCATGGTGGTGGTCAATCCGCCGTTCCAGCTTGAGGCCGAGTTGCGCACCATGCTGCCGGCGCTGGCCAAGGTGCTTGCCGAGCAGAAGGGGGCGCGATGGTCTGTCGAATGGCTGGCCGGCGAGGCTTCTTGA
- a CDS encoding glutathione S-transferase family protein → MPQLLYSSASPYSAKVRMAAVYAGIPVEPVTVETGPQPAMLTDVNPLGKIPVWVTDDGQGIYDSRVITQYLNRISGNKLFPRNADKRLDAERLEGLADGICDCLLAMVYERRSRPEEIVHQPWIDKQWAKVARSLDLLNANPPKLPKAITTGQIALRAAIGYMELRFAGKWEKGRPRLKRWAARFDEKFPELKAVIPQG, encoded by the coding sequence ATGCCGCAACTGCTTTATTCTTCCGCTTCGCCCTACAGTGCCAAGGTTCGCATGGCGGCCGTCTATGCCGGGATTCCGGTGGAGCCGGTGACGGTCGAGACCGGCCCGCAGCCGGCGATGCTGACCGACGTCAACCCGCTCGGCAAGATTCCGGTTTGGGTGACGGACGACGGACAGGGCATCTACGACAGCCGCGTCATCACCCAATATCTGAACCGGATTTCGGGCAACAAGCTGTTCCCGCGCAACGCTGACAAGCGCCTGGACGCGGAGCGTCTGGAAGGCTTGGCCGACGGCATCTGCGACTGCCTGCTGGCGATGGTCTACGAGCGCCGCTCGCGCCCAGAGGAGATCGTCCATCAGCCCTGGATCGACAAGCAGTGGGCGAAGGTGGCACGCTCGCTCGACCTGCTCAACGCCAATCCGCCCAAGCTGCCCAAGGCGATCACGACCGGCCAGATCGCGCTGCGCGCGGCGATTGGCTACATGGAACTGCGTTTCGCTGGAAAGTGGGAGAAGGGGCGTCCGCGCCTAAAGCGCTGGGCCGCGCGTTTCGACGAAAAATTCCCCGAGTTGAAGGCCGTCATCCCGCAGGGATGA
- a CDS encoding outer membrane protein, with protein MTAILKHARPLAAAFGLVALAAMPAFAADVVMEEPPAPAAPMEVAPVASWAGPYAGVTVGYGFSGTANDKTFDNKIDTKGFLGGAFVGYNYQMDNIVIGAEGDIGYSGIKGDNSGTEVKSGVEGSLRARLGYAVTPDILLYGTAGGAGQRVKVSDATGSDSNTALGWTAGVGTDVKLTESVFGRVEYRYTDLGTDSYNLGGTNHDVSLKDHRIQFGVGMKF; from the coding sequence ATGACTGCCATTCTCAAGCACGCTCGTCCGCTCGCGGCAGCGTTCGGCCTCGTCGCTCTGGCGGCTATGCCGGCTTTCGCAGCCGACGTCGTCATGGAAGAGCCGCCGGCCCCCGCAGCTCCGATGGAAGTTGCCCCGGTCGCCAGCTGGGCTGGTCCCTATGCTGGTGTGACCGTCGGCTACGGCTTCTCGGGCACGGCCAACGACAAGACGTTCGACAACAAGATCGACACCAAGGGTTTCCTTGGCGGTGCGTTCGTCGGCTACAACTACCAGATGGACAACATCGTCATCGGCGCTGAAGGCGACATCGGCTACAGCGGCATCAAGGGCGACAACTCCGGCACGGAAGTGAAGTCGGGCGTCGAAGGCTCGCTGCGCGCCCGTCTTGGCTATGCCGTTACGCCTGATATCCTGCTCTACGGCACGGCCGGTGGTGCTGGCCAGCGCGTGAAGGTGTCGGATGCAACCGGCAGCGACTCGAACACCGCCCTTGGCTGGACCGCCGGCGTCGGCACCGACGTCAAGCTGACCGAGTCGGTCTTCGGCCGCGTCGAGTATCGCTACACCGATCTCGGCACCGACAGCTACAACCTCGGTGGCACCAACCACGACGTCTCGCTCAAGGATCACCGCATCCAGTTCGGCGTCGGCATGAAGTTCTGA
- a CDS encoding SDR family oxidoreductase: MAAMEGNVLVTGGAKRIGRAIAEDLAAHGFGVAIHCNHGRAAADDLAASINANGGRAAVVQADLADMKAVDSLLAAAEAALGPITLLVNNASVFESDSVTDFDWEAWDRHFALHVKAPALLAKNFAAALPDGAEGLIVNMIDQRVLKPTPLYFSYSLSKAALWAATRTMAQALAPRIRVNAIGPGPTLPSARQDAAAFAAQLDGLILKHGPELGEFGATVRYLWQVRSVTGQMIALDGGQHLAWQTPDVTGMVE, from the coding sequence ATGGCGGCCATGGAAGGCAATGTGCTGGTGACCGGAGGTGCCAAGCGGATCGGACGCGCGATCGCCGAGGATCTGGCGGCTCATGGCTTCGGCGTCGCCATCCATTGCAACCACGGGCGCGCCGCTGCCGACGATCTGGCTGCTTCCATCAATGCCAATGGTGGGCGCGCGGCGGTGGTGCAGGCCGACCTTGCCGACATGAAAGCGGTCGACAGCTTGCTCGCCGCTGCCGAGGCAGCGCTCGGGCCGATCACGCTTCTGGTCAACAATGCCTCGGTGTTCGAGAGCGACTCGGTGACGGACTTCGACTGGGAGGCATGGGACCGGCATTTTGCCCTGCATGTGAAGGCACCTGCGCTTTTGGCAAAGAATTTCGCGGCTGCCTTGCCTGACGGCGCAGAGGGCCTGATCGTCAACATGATTGACCAGCGCGTGCTCAAGCCGACGCCGCTCTATTTTTCCTATTCGCTGTCGAAGGCCGCACTCTGGGCGGCGACGCGCACCATGGCCCAGGCGCTGGCGCCGCGTATCCGCGTCAACGCCATCGGACCGGGGCCGACGCTGCCCAGCGCGCGCCAGGACGCTGCAGCCTTTGCCGCCCAGCTCGACGGGCTGATCCTCAAGCACGGCCCGGAGCTTGGCGAATTTGGCGCGACCGTTCGCTATCTGTGGCAGGTAAGGTCAGTAACTGGCCAGATGATCGCGCTCGACGGCGGCCAGCATCTTGCATGGCAGACGCCCGACGTGACAGGCATGGTGGAATGA
- the uvrC gene encoding excinuclease ABC subunit UvrC, which produces MSPRESDTGSGPRKGGKAAEDMPDIELDDDESVEDELAPAASGPDLPFTAIDWTAHAGDADGLVGAEVIQTMVKRLPNAPGVYRMMNAAGDVLYVGKARSLKKRVTNYAQGRFHTNRIGKMVRETATMEFVVTRTEIEALLLEANLIKRLRPRFNVLMRDDKSFPYIMLTSDHTAPGIYKHRGARSRKGGDYFGPFASAQAVGRTINSLQRAFLLRSCTDSFFDNRTRPCLLFQIKRCAGPCTGEISREGYDELVQEAKDFLSGRSQKVKTEISGQMQQAAEDLDFERAAVYRDRLAALSHVQSHQGINPQTIDEADVFAIHQEGGQTGIQVFFFRTGQNWGNRAYFPKADSSLEAAEVLGSFLAQFYDDKPSPRSILLSHAVEEQELLAEALSTRAGYKVTLSVPQRGEKKDIVDHAAQNAREALGRRLAETSTQARLLEGFAQTFALEKPPVRIEVYDNSHIMGTNAVGGMIVAGPEGFVKNQYRKFNIRSTDITPGDDFGMMREVMTRRFSRLLKEHGGEQPEEAESVEDAGAFPAWPDVILIDGGQGQMTAVRAMLAELGIEDRVVAIGVAKGQDREAGRERFFVRGKDSFSLPVRDPVLYFVQRLRDEAHRFAIGSHRARRKKEMVKNPLDEIAGIGPSRKRALLLAFGTAKAVSRAAVDDLMAVEGISESTARLVYNHFHDNG; this is translated from the coding sequence ATGAGTCCACGCGAATCCGATACCGGCTCTGGCCCCCGCAAGGGCGGCAAGGCGGCCGAAGACATGCCCGACATCGAACTCGACGACGACGAGTCGGTAGAGGACGAACTTGCGCCGGCGGCCTCTGGTCCGGACCTGCCGTTCACCGCCATCGACTGGACCGCGCATGCCGGCGACGCCGACGGTCTGGTCGGTGCCGAAGTCATCCAGACCATGGTCAAGCGCCTGCCCAACGCGCCCGGCGTCTATCGCATGATGAACGCGGCCGGCGACGTGCTTTATGTCGGCAAGGCGCGCAGCCTGAAGAAGCGTGTGACCAATTACGCGCAGGGGCGCTTCCACACCAACCGCATCGGCAAGATGGTGCGCGAGACGGCGACGATGGAGTTCGTCGTCACCCGCACCGAGATCGAGGCGTTGCTGCTCGAAGCAAACCTCATCAAGCGCCTGAGGCCGCGCTTCAACGTTTTGATGCGGGATGACAAGTCGTTCCCCTACATCATGCTGACCAGCGATCATACGGCACCCGGCATCTACAAGCACCGCGGCGCGCGTTCGCGAAAGGGCGGCGACTATTTCGGTCCGTTTGCATCGGCGCAGGCAGTTGGCCGCACCATCAACTCGCTGCAGCGCGCCTTCCTGCTGCGCAGCTGCACCGACAGCTTCTTCGACAACCGCACCCGGCCGTGCCTGCTGTTCCAGATCAAGCGCTGCGCCGGGCCCTGCACTGGCGAGATCTCGCGCGAAGGCTACGACGAGCTGGTGCAGGAGGCGAAGGACTTTCTCTCCGGCCGCAGCCAGAAGGTGAAGACCGAAATCTCCGGCCAGATGCAGCAGGCGGCGGAGGATCTCGATTTCGAGCGCGCCGCCGTCTATCGCGACCGCCTCGCAGCACTGTCGCATGTGCAGAGCCACCAGGGCATCAATCCGCAGACGATCGACGAGGCCGACGTCTTTGCCATCCATCAGGAGGGCGGGCAGACCGGTATCCAGGTGTTCTTCTTCCGCACCGGCCAGAACTGGGGCAACCGCGCCTATTTCCCGAAGGCAGATTCGTCGCTCGAAGCCGCCGAGGTGCTGGGCTCGTTCCTCGCGCAGTTCTACGACGACAAGCCGTCACCGCGCTCGATATTGCTGTCACATGCTGTCGAAGAACAGGAACTGCTGGCTGAAGCGCTGTCGACCCGCGCCGGCTACAAGGTCACGCTTTCTGTGCCTCAGCGCGGCGAGAAGAAGGACATCGTCGACCATGCCGCGCAGAACGCCCGCGAGGCATTGGGCCGCCGGTTGGCGGAAACATCGACCCAGGCTCGCCTGCTGGAAGGTTTTGCCCAGACCTTTGCCCTCGAAAAGCCGCCCGTTCGCATCGAGGTCTACGACAACTCGCATATCATGGGCACCAATGCCGTTGGCGGCATGATCGTCGCCGGCCCGGAAGGCTTCGTCAAAAACCAGTACCGCAAGTTCAACATCCGCTCGACCGACATCACGCCTGGCGACGATTTCGGCATGATGCGTGAGGTCATGACCCGCCGTTTCTCACGCCTGCTCAAGGAGCATGGCGGCGAGCAGCCCGAGGAGGCCGAAAGCGTCGAGGATGCCGGTGCGTTTCCGGCCTGGCCTGACGTCATCCTCATCGACGGCGGGCAGGGGCAGATGACGGCCGTGCGCGCCATGCTGGCCGAGCTTGGCATCGAGGACCGGGTGGTGGCGATCGGCGTCGCCAAGGGCCAGGACCGAGAGGCGGGGCGCGAGCGCTTCTTCGTCAGGGGCAAGGATTCGTTCTCGCTGCCGGTGCGCGATCCCGTGCTCTATTTTGTCCAGCGCCTGCGCGATGAGGCCCATCGTTTCGCCATCGGTTCGCACCGGGCGCGGCGCAAGAAGGAGATGGTCAAGAACCCGCTTGACGAGATCGCCGGCATCGGTCCGTCACGCAAGCGCGCGCTGCTTCTGGCATTCGGCACCGCCAAGGCGGTGAGCCGTGCTGCCGTCGACGACCTGATGGCGGTGGAAGGCATCTCTGAATCGACTGCCCGCCTTGTTTACAACCATTTTCACGATAATGGGTGA
- the pgsA gene encoding CDP-diacylglycerol--glycerol-3-phosphate 3-phosphatidyltransferase, translating into MAQRAFNLPNILTYARILAVPMVVLCFFLEGRLQSSDFARWSALAIFVIASITDYLDGYLARAWKQTSNIGRMLDPIADKLLVATCLLLLAADTDNRGGIAGWSLWAAIIILCREILVSGLREYLAALKVSVPVTQLAKWKTAIQMVAIAFLLAGPAGDKIFPLTTQTGLVLLWIAAIVTLYTGYDYFRAGLKHIMDE; encoded by the coding sequence ATGGCCCAGCGCGCATTCAACCTGCCCAACATACTGACCTATGCGCGCATCCTGGCCGTGCCGATGGTAGTGCTCTGCTTCTTCCTGGAAGGACGTCTGCAGTCGTCCGACTTCGCGCGCTGGAGCGCCTTGGCGATTTTCGTCATTGCCAGCATCACCGATTATCTTGACGGCTACCTTGCGCGCGCCTGGAAGCAGACTTCGAACATCGGCAGGATGCTCGACCCGATCGCCGACAAGCTTTTGGTTGCCACCTGCCTGCTGCTGCTAGCCGCCGACACCGATAATCGCGGCGGTATCGCCGGCTGGTCGCTGTGGGCGGCCATCATCATCCTGTGCCGCGAGATCCTGGTCTCGGGCCTGCGCGAATATTTGGCGGCGCTGAAGGTCAGTGTGCCCGTCACCCAGCTCGCCAAGTGGAAGACGGCGATCCAGATGGTGGCCATCGCCTTCCTGCTGGCAGGACCTGCCGGCGACAAGATTTTCCCGCTGACCACCCAGACAGGTCTCGTGCTGCTTTGGATCGCGGCGATCGTGACGCTATATACCGGCTATGACTATTTCCGTGCTGGCCTGAAGCACATCATGGACGAGTGA
- the moaD gene encoding molybdopterin converting factor subunit 1, with amino-acid sequence MKLIYFAWVRERIGKAEEDVELPAEVKTVSDLLLWLKSRGEEFESALQHPEVIRVAINQEHVDHRQPVAGAREIALFPPMTGG; translated from the coding sequence ATGAAACTCATCTATTTCGCCTGGGTGCGCGAGCGGATCGGCAAGGCAGAAGAAGATGTCGAACTGCCAGCCGAGGTGAAGACGGTTTCCGATCTTCTGTTGTGGCTCAAGTCGCGCGGCGAAGAGTTCGAAAGCGCCTTGCAGCATCCCGAGGTGATACGGGTCGCAATCAACCAGGAGCATGTCGATCACCGCCAGCCGGTTGCCGGTGCGCGCGAGATCGCGCTGTTTCCGCCGATGACGGGCGGCTGA
- a CDS encoding molybdenum cofactor biosynthesis protein MoaE has translation MTSAVVPMVRIQAADFDVAQEIGRLTAGRADVGAVVTFTGLCRDEAGTLSALELEHYPGMAEAEISRIAAEALERWPLSGMTAIHRFGRVRPGENIVLVVAASKHRQAAFEAASFLMDYLKSRAPFWKKEHRADGSAGDWVDAKESDEAAAARWARP, from the coding sequence ATGACCTCCGCCGTCGTGCCCATGGTGCGCATCCAGGCGGCGGATTTCGACGTCGCCCAGGAAATCGGCCGGCTGACTGCGGGTCGGGCGGATGTCGGTGCTGTCGTCACCTTCACCGGTCTGTGCCGTGACGAGGCCGGCACGTTGTCGGCACTCGAACTCGAACATTATCCGGGCATGGCCGAGGCTGAAATCTCCAGGATCGCGGCCGAAGCGCTGGAGCGCTGGCCGTTGTCGGGCATGACCGCCATTCATCGCTTCGGACGGGTCAGGCCGGGCGAGAACATCGTGCTCGTCGTTGCTGCCTCCAAGCACCGGCAGGCCGCCTTCGAGGCCGCCAGTTTCCTGATGGATTATCTCAAGTCGCGAGCGCCCTTCTGGAAGAAGGAGCATCGCGCCGACGGCAGTGCCGGCGACTGGGTGGATGCCAAGGAAAGTGACGAAGCTGCCGCGGCGCGCTGGGCCCGGCCATGA
- a CDS encoding YbaY family lipoprotein: MLGKLAEFIVFGFAPLLIGMLAVPDMAMAEEKTISGEVLYRERIALPPHAVLTVQLVDVSLADAPSTVIGQQKIDPAGQVPIKFEVRFDPVAIRTGMTYALQARITVDDRLWFINDERYSVDPLNAVPQSMVLKMVSQASEPAKDDIFDREWVVEQIGGADVLDAPPSTLRIDPAGGVTGRGACNNFFGQAKVDGKAITFGPLGSTFMACEQAVMDQEHRYHQALGQVTSYRLDGGKLILADKDGKDILRFGDGG; the protein is encoded by the coding sequence ATGCTGGGCAAGCTCGCGGAATTCATCGTTTTCGGCTTTGCGCCGCTGCTGATCGGCATGCTTGCAGTACCTGACATGGCGATGGCTGAAGAGAAGACGATTTCAGGCGAGGTGCTCTATCGCGAACGCATCGCATTGCCGCCTCACGCAGTTTTGACCGTGCAACTGGTCGACGTGTCGCTGGCCGATGCTCCGTCCACTGTCATCGGCCAGCAGAAGATCGATCCGGCCGGGCAGGTGCCGATCAAGTTCGAGGTCCGCTTCGATCCGGTCGCCATCCGGACGGGCATGACTTATGCGCTTCAGGCGCGCATCACGGTCGACGACCGCCTCTGGTTCATCAATGACGAGCGCTACTCGGTCGATCCGCTCAACGCCGTGCCGCAGAGCATGGTACTGAAGATGGTGAGCCAGGCCAGCGAACCGGCCAAGGACGACATCTTCGACCGCGAATGGGTGGTGGAGCAGATCGGCGGTGCCGACGTCCTTGACGCGCCGCCTTCGACGCTGCGCATCGATCCGGCCGGTGGCGTGACCGGCCGTGGCGCTTGCAACAACTTCTTCGGCCAGGCCAAGGTCGACGGCAAGGCGATCACCTTCGGCCCGCTCGGCTCGACCTTCATGGCCTGCGAGCAGGCGGTGATGGATCAGGAGCACCGCTATCACCAGGCCCTTGGCCAGGTGACGTCCTATCGTCTGGACGGCGGCAAGCTGATCCTCGCCGACAAGGACGGCAAGGACATCCTGCGTTTCGGCGATGGCGGCTGA
- the ndk gene encoding nucleoside-diphosphate kinase, with protein sequence MAIERTFSMIKPDATRRNLTGAITKMLEDAGLRVVASKRVWMSRREAEGFYAVHKERPFFGELVEFMSSAPTIVQVLEGENAIAKNREVMGATNPANAAEGTIRKVHALSIGENSVHGSDAPETAAEEIAYWFSGTEVVG encoded by the coding sequence ATGGCGATCGAACGCACCTTTTCGATGATCAAGCCGGACGCAACCAGGCGCAACCTGACCGGCGCAATCACCAAGATGCTTGAGGATGCGGGCCTGCGCGTCGTCGCTTCCAAGCGCGTGTGGATGAGCCGCCGCGAAGCCGAAGGCTTCTACGCCGTTCACAAGGAACGCCCCTTCTTCGGCGAGCTCGTCGAGTTCATGTCGTCGGCTCCGACGATCGTCCAGGTTCTCGAAGGCGAGAACGCCATCGCCAAGAACCGCGAAGTGATGGGTGCCACCAACCCTGCCAATGCTGCCGAAGGCACCATCCGCAAGGTCCACGCCCTGTCGATCGGCGAGAACTCGGTGCACGGTTCGGACGCTCCTGAGACCGCTGCCGAAGAGATCGCCTACTGGTTCTCGGGCACCGAAGTCGTCGGCTGA
- a CDS encoding glutathione S-transferase family protein — translation MTILFYDLVGSDAARPFSPHCWKVAMALEHKGLDYRAVLKRLVEVPEIEGGVSKTIPVIRDGDKVIPDSFAIALYLEEAYPEQPSLFEGPGGMAHARFIERWSQLTLHPYISVAALTALHAMQDDENAAYFRKSREARFGRPLEEVTASRDASLSSFRASLEPLRSMLSYQPWIGGEQPLFADYIVFGALQWARIATPYQLLEAADPVAEWFERCLDLHGGKGRSIAAAA, via the coding sequence ATGACCATTCTGTTCTACGATCTCGTCGGCAGCGATGCCGCACGCCCCTTCAGCCCGCATTGCTGGAAGGTGGCGATGGCGCTGGAGCACAAGGGGCTCGATTACCGCGCCGTTCTGAAGCGCCTTGTGGAAGTGCCAGAGATCGAAGGCGGCGTCTCGAAGACGATCCCCGTCATCCGCGATGGCGACAAGGTGATCCCGGATTCGTTCGCCATCGCGCTTTATCTGGAAGAGGCCTATCCAGAGCAACCGTCGCTGTTCGAAGGCCCGGGCGGCATGGCGCATGCACGCTTCATCGAGCGCTGGTCGCAGCTGACGCTGCATCCCTATATCTCCGTGGCTGCGCTCACGGCCCTGCACGCCATGCAGGACGACGAGAATGCAGCCTATTTCCGCAAGAGCCGCGAAGCCCGTTTCGGCAGGCCCCTTGAAGAGGTAACCGCCAGCCGCGATGCCAGCCTCTCCAGCTTCCGCGCTTCTCTGGAGCCGCTGCGCAGTATGCTGTCCTACCAACCGTGGATCGGCGGCGAGCAACCTTTGTTTGCCGATTACATCGTCTTCGGCGCGCTGCAGTGGGCGAGGATCGCCACCCCCTACCAGCTACTCGAAGCTGCCGACCCGGTTGCCGAGTGGTTCGAGCGCTGTCTCGACCTTCATGGCGGCAAGGGGCGCAGCATCGCCGCGGCCGCCTAG
- a CDS encoding DinB family protein: MKQHFRMMAAYNQWANEQVYGAAADLGEEDFGRDVGAFFKSMRGTLNHLLAADRIWLKRFTGLGDAPSALDAILHENLARLTTAREAEDRRIVEWIDGLEEKAFAGRFTYMTVTDMRTISQRLAPALTHLFNHQTHHRGQAHMILTVLRRPSINLDLIYFQRSEVGRNYA, encoded by the coding sequence ATGAAGCAGCATTTCAGGATGATGGCCGCCTATAATCAATGGGCCAACGAGCAGGTTTATGGCGCTGCGGCCGATCTTGGCGAAGAAGACTTCGGCCGTGACGTCGGTGCCTTCTTCAAGTCGATGCGCGGCACCCTGAACCACCTGCTCGCCGCGGACCGCATCTGGCTGAAGCGCTTCACGGGCCTGGGCGATGCTCCGTCGGCGCTTGACGCGATCTTGCACGAGAACCTTGCCAGACTGACGACGGCCCGCGAGGCGGAGGACAGGCGCATCGTCGAATGGATCGATGGTCTCGAGGAGAAGGCCTTCGCCGGCCGCTTCACCTATATGACAGTAACCGACATGCGTACCATTTCGCAGCGTCTGGCACCTGCGCTGACCCACCTCTTCAACCATCAGACCCATCATCGCGGCCAGGCGCATATGATCCTGACCGTGTTGAGGCGACCTTCGATAAACCTCGACTTGATCTATTTCCAAAGGTCGGAAGTAGGCCGAAATTATGCTTAA
- a CDS encoding MFS transporter, giving the protein MPLRAFGEKTGQTIVLLLIAGSGMVAIARGMTLTFLAIRLQQDFGLSPAAIGMLIGAGPLLGAAASPFAGTLSDRIGRRSVLTVALLFAGLGLIGLGLAQSVAAFAIAHIVSSVAAAVYEPVSRALMSDAAPEKLRLKVFSWRYLVINAGWAVGPMIGIAIGANSPMPFFIAGAVHFAFSAAIFLIVPAVFVGTAGAGAAAQIPGFRRLVATLRDRRLIFYLGGGTLLLAVYGQWSVTLSQYLTTNLEDGVKIFAWLVTTNAAVVVFATAPARMLIERIGPMKAMVLGCLLFLGGEVGFAFATSATMLIGFMVLFTIGEVLVVPSEYVLVDRISNDGNRGAYFGAHSLCAVGNFFGPLLGGLALGAFGGQGMFMLFAAFAAGSAVLFALGYASPPPASLDGHAAAVGGEATEGAMHRVGRPAYA; this is encoded by the coding sequence ATGCCCTTGCGCGCCTTCGGCGAAAAGACCGGCCAGACGATCGTGCTGCTGCTCATCGCGGGCTCCGGCATGGTTGCGATCGCCCGTGGCATGACGCTCACCTTCCTCGCGATCCGCCTGCAGCAGGATTTCGGCCTCAGTCCCGCTGCCATCGGCATGCTGATCGGTGCAGGTCCGCTTCTCGGTGCAGCCGCAAGCCCTTTTGCCGGCACGCTTTCGGATCGGATCGGCCGCCGCAGTGTACTCACAGTCGCGCTGCTGTTCGCCGGCCTTGGATTGATCGGCCTGGGTCTGGCGCAGTCGGTTGCCGCCTTTGCCATTGCCCATATCGTGTCGTCGGTGGCAGCAGCCGTCTATGAGCCTGTTTCGCGCGCGCTGATGAGCGACGCGGCCCCTGAAAAGCTTAGGCTCAAGGTGTTTTCCTGGCGCTATCTGGTGATCAATGCCGGTTGGGCCGTCGGGCCGATGATCGGCATTGCCATTGGCGCCAATTCGCCCATGCCATTCTTCATCGCAGGCGCGGTTCATTTTGCCTTCTCGGCTGCGATCTTCTTGATCGTTCCGGCTGTGTTCGTCGGCACGGCTGGTGCCGGCGCTGCTGCGCAGATACCGGGCTTCCGCAGGCTGGTCGCCACGCTCAGGGATCGCCGGCTGATCTTCTATCTCGGCGGCGGCACGCTGCTGCTTGCCGTTTACGGCCAGTGGTCGGTGACCCTGTCGCAGTACCTCACCACCAATCTGGAAGATGGGGTCAAGATTTTCGCCTGGCTGGTCACCACCAATGCGGCGGTTGTTGTGTTCGCCACGGCGCCTGCACGGATGCTGATCGAGCGGATCGGGCCGATGAAGGCAATGGTCCTGGGGTGCCTGCTGTTCCTCGGCGGCGAGGTCGGTTTTGCCTTCGCCACCAGCGCCACAATGCTGATCGGCTTCATGGTGCTGTTCACCATCGGTGAGGTGCTGGTCGTGCCCTCGGAATATGTGCTGGTCGACCGCATCTCCAACGACGGCAATCGCGGCGCATATTTCGGCGCGCATTCCTTGTGCGCGGTGGGCAATTTCTTCGGGCCGCTGCTTGGCGGGCTGGCGCTCGGTGCGTTTGGCGGGCAGGGCATGTTCATGCTCTTTGCGGCATTCGCTGCCGGCTCGGCGGTGCTCTTTGCCCTTGGATATGCATCGCCGCCGCCGGCATCGCTCGACGGTCACGCGGCAGCAGTCGGCGGCGAGGCAACCGAAGGTGCCATGCACCGCGTGGGCCGGCCGGCTTACGCCTGA